The following proteins are encoded in a genomic region of Glycine soja cultivar W05 chromosome 17, ASM419377v2, whole genome shotgun sequence:
- the LOC114393177 gene encoding GDSL esterase/lipase EXL3-like, which translates to MALMQLTSSPVALLLRFIVIFALCYRTMALVKLPPNASSVPAVLAFGDSIVDSGNNNNIKTLIKCNFPPYGKDFQGGNPTGRFCNGKIPSDLIVEQLGIKEYLPAYLDPNLKSSDLVTGVGFASGASGYDPLTPKITSVISLSTQLDMFREYIGKLKGIVGESRTNYILANSLYLVVAGSDDIANTYFVAHARILQYDIPSYTDLMVNSASNFVKELYNLGARRVAVLGAPPIGCVPSQRTLAGGLTRKCSEKYNYAARLFNSKLSKELDSLGHNLSDTRIVYIDVYTPLLDIIDNYQKYGYKVMDRGCCGTGKLEVAVLCNPLDDTCSNASEYVFWDSYHPTEGVYRKIVNHVLEKYMDRLF; encoded by the exons ATGGCTCTCATGCAGCTTACTAGCTCTCCTGTTGCCTTATTGCTCCGTTTCATAGTAATATTTGCTTTATGTTACAGAACAATGGCTTTGGTGAAGTTGCCACCAAACGCTTCATCAGTTCCGGCAGTTTTAGCGTTTGGAGATTCGATCGTGGACTcaggcaacaacaacaacataaaaACACTGATTAAGTGCAACTTCCCACCTTATGGAAAAGATTTTCAGGGAGGAAACCCAACTGGTCGATTTTGCAATGGAAAAATTCCTTCTGACCTAATAG TTGAACAATTGGGTATTAAGGAGTATTTGCCTGCATATTTGGATCCGAATCTCAAATCTAGCGATCTTGTTACCGGCGTCGGCTTTGCCTCCGGTGCTTCAGGATACGATCCTTTGACACCCAAAATAACG TCAGTTATATCATTATCTACTCAACTAGACATGTTCAGGGAATACATAGGAAAGCTGAAAGGAATTGTTGGAGAGAGCAGAACAAACTACATCCTAGCCAACAGTCTTTATCTTGTGGTGGCAGGCAGTGACGACATTGCCAACACCTATTTTGTTGCTCACGCCAGAATATTACAGTATGACATTCCTTCTTACACCGACCTTATGGTCAACTCGGCCTCTAATTTTGTAAAG gAATTATATAATCTGGGAGCTCGTAGAGTTGCAGTACTGGGTGCACCGCCGATTGGATGCGTGCCATCACAGAGAACTCTGGCTGGAGGGCTAACAAGAAAGTGCTCAGAAAAGTACAATTACGCAGCCAGGTTGTTCAATTCCAAACTTTCAAAGGAACTTGATTCCCTCGGTCACAACTTGTCAGATACCAGGATAGTTTACATTGATGTTTACACCCCTCTGCTCGATATCATTGATAACTACCAAAAATATG GCTATAAAGTTATGGACAGAGGTTGCTGTGGCACAGGCAAACTAGAGGTTGCAGTGTTATGCAACCCTTTGGATGACACTTGTTCCAATGCTTCGGAATATGTCTTTTGGGATAGTTATCATCCAACAGAAGGAGTGTACAGAAAGATCGTAAATCATGTTCTTGAAAAGTACATGGATCGATTGTTTTGA